The following are from one region of the Abiotrophia defectiva ATCC 49176 genome:
- a CDS encoding superoxide dismutase, with product MSFTLPALPYAYDALEPAFDARTMEIHHTKHHQTYVNNLNAALEGHADLAAKSIEDLVANLKDLPESIQTAVRNNGGGHFNHSFFWESLQAPSAEAAIPAGLKSRLEADFGSVEAFKEAFAKAAATRFGSGWAWLVDRDGHLEVLSTANQDTPLELGLKPLLGLDVWEHAYYLHYQNRRPDYIQAFFSVVNWDKIASRLG from the coding sequence ATGTCATTTACATTACCAGCCTTGCCATACGCCTATGATGCGCTTGAACCAGCTTTTGACGCGCGCACCATGGAAATTCACCACACCAAGCACCACCAAACCTATGTTAACAACTTGAATGCAGCCTTAGAAGGTCACGCAGACTTGGCAGCTAAGTCTATCGAAGACTTAGTCGCTAACCTTAAGGACCTACCTGAAAGCATTCAAACAGCTGTCCGTAACAATGGTGGGGGTCACTTCAACCATAGCTTCTTCTGGGAAAGCCTACAAGCACCAAGTGCAGAAGCAGCTATTCCTGCTGGCCTCAAGTCTCGCTTGGAAGCGGACTTTGGTTCTGTTGAAGCCTTCAAAGAAGCCTTTGCTAAGGCAGCAGCGACTCGCTTTGGTTCTGGTTGGGCTTGGCTCGTAGACCGTGACGGTCACTTAGAAGTCCTGTCTACCGCTAACCAAGACACACCATTAGAATTGGGGCTTAAGCCACTCTTAGGTTTAGATGTATGGGAACATGCTTACTACCTCCACTATCAAAACCGTCGTCCAGACTATATCCAAGCCTTCTTCTCAGTAGTCAACTGGGATAAGATAGCATCACGTTTGGGCTAA
- a CDS encoding GNAT family N-acetyltransferase, which produces MSKAQLRWTETVPTVQDYLDLRVATGLGANPPQEVAERALANSLYMICAYQGQRLVCFARIAGDGALSYIVNSVMVAPEFQGQGLGKALMQAVSDWLIANADASAYVCLMAKEPADRLYQQFGFQAIPGNIGMRWLKL; this is translated from the coding sequence ATGTCTAAGGCACAACTTCGTTGGACTGAAACGGTTCCGACTGTCCAAGACTATCTTGATTTGCGGGTTGCCACAGGCTTGGGGGCTAACCCCCCTCAAGAAGTGGCTGAACGTGCGCTAGCTAATTCCCTCTATATGATTTGTGCCTACCAGGGTCAGCGGCTGGTTTGTTTTGCCCGGATTGCTGGGGACGGCGCCTTATCTTATATCGTCAATTCGGTCATGGTGGCACCTGAATTCCAAGGTCAAGGTCTGGGTAAGGCCCTGATGCAAGCTGTCTCGGATTGGCTCATAGCGAATGCGGATGCGTCTGCTTATGTCTGCTTGATGGCTAAGGAACCAGCCGACCGACTCTATCAGCAGTTTGGTTTTCAAGCTATTCCAGGTAATATTGGGATGCGCTGGTTGAAGCTCTAA
- a CDS encoding ATP-dependent RecD-like DNA helicase — MAEQIHLIGEVESVFFENPQNLYKVLRVKVLESDSDLISEDYVTCTGQFAALHLDTAYEFFGQVTVHPRYGEQFAVSRYQQVAPTSEAGLVEFLSSARFTGIGKTLAQRIVDQLGLEAIDLILQDPDCLKSVKGLTPDKRQVLAETLRQHQGTERIFLQLTEWGFGPKLADKIYQTFKGQTLATIENNPYALVAKVEGVGFNKADALAEQLGIEADAVTRLVAGLYTAVSEVCLRSGDTYVQRPRLLALATKILERSRSYLIEEDRLAEALDLAILEGTLYSLDQGIMLPSLYHAEMGIVRRISDFFQYEEVETFSKTEIEDKLDQVARETGIDYDETQRQAMILAMQSPLSVITGGPGTGKTTLIRGILTLHRLLHGYHQGDVTNPYQTGPVLLAAPTGRAAKRMQEMTDIPASTIHRLIGFNRETTVDGFDPTPLEGQLLVVDEMSMVDTWLMNWLWMAIGYRIQVILVGDKHQLPSVGPGKVFSDLIESGVIPTISLTKIYRQAQDSSIIQLAHQIRQGRLPQNLMERQPDRSFIPCKTQQVAQVVEQVVGHALTRGFDANTLQVLAPMYKGPAGITALNQLLQGLFNPPSRKKPQLEYFDQIFRLGDKVLQLVNNAEEGVYNGDIGKIVGVFSAQASNSGSEELVVAFDDKELTYRRSDFDQLTLAYCCSVHKSQGSEYPLVILPLVDAYYRMLRQDLLYTAVTRAQASLVLVGDPDAYVQAVSQNRDPRRTNLKDLLKIKLAGLTQGEKVEQELSSGESQVLGLDAEKVEVSATDQASPQASPATSVSVAVQSRDLAPKQQESFRLSQDLIDQIDPMIGMEGISPYDFESQTC; from the coding sequence ATGGCTGAGCAAATACATTTGATTGGCGAAGTTGAATCGGTCTTTTTCGAAAACCCACAGAACCTTTATAAGGTGTTGCGGGTGAAGGTGCTCGAGTCGGACAGCGACCTAATAAGCGAGGACTATGTTACTTGTACGGGTCAATTTGCAGCCTTGCATTTAGATACAGCCTATGAATTTTTTGGCCAAGTAACTGTCCATCCGCGTTATGGCGAGCAATTTGCGGTTAGTCGCTACCAACAAGTAGCGCCAACCTCTGAGGCTGGCCTAGTAGAATTTCTTTCTAGTGCCCGCTTCACTGGGATTGGTAAGACCCTGGCCCAAAGAATCGTGGATCAGCTAGGGCTGGAAGCCATTGATTTAATCTTACAGGATCCTGACTGCCTCAAATCGGTCAAAGGCTTAACACCAGATAAACGCCAAGTGCTAGCCGAAACTCTGCGCCAACACCAGGGAACTGAACGTATCTTCTTGCAGTTAACAGAGTGGGGTTTTGGGCCTAAGTTGGCGGATAAAATTTATCAGACCTTTAAGGGTCAAACGCTGGCCACGATTGAGAACAATCCTTACGCCTTGGTAGCCAAGGTAGAAGGGGTTGGCTTCAATAAGGCCGATGCCCTGGCTGAACAACTTGGTATTGAGGCTGACGCTGTCACACGTTTGGTGGCAGGTCTCTATACGGCCGTATCTGAAGTTTGCTTGCGGTCAGGAGACACCTATGTCCAGCGACCACGTTTGTTGGCGCTTGCTACCAAGATTTTAGAACGTAGTCGCTCTTATCTGATTGAGGAAGATCGACTAGCAGAAGCCTTGGACTTGGCTATCTTGGAAGGGACGCTCTATTCCTTGGACCAAGGCATTATGTTGCCAAGTCTCTATCACGCGGAAATGGGAATCGTCCGACGTATCAGCGACTTCTTCCAGTATGAAGAAGTTGAGACTTTCAGCAAGACAGAAATTGAAGACAAGCTGGATCAAGTAGCCCGCGAGACGGGAATCGACTACGATGAGACGCAACGCCAGGCCATGATCCTTGCCATGCAATCACCACTTTCCGTGATTACAGGTGGCCCAGGGACGGGGAAGACGACCTTGATACGTGGAATTTTGACACTCCACCGGCTCTTGCATGGCTATCATCAGGGCGATGTGACCAATCCTTATCAGACTGGCCCCGTCTTGTTAGCCGCCCCAACAGGTCGAGCAGCCAAGCGTATGCAGGAAATGACGGATATACCGGCTTCCACCATCCACCGGCTGATTGGTTTCAATCGTGAGACCACAGTGGATGGCTTTGATCCGACGCCACTGGAAGGTCAGCTATTGGTAGTGGATGAAATGTCCATGGTGGATACCTGGTTGATGAATTGGCTCTGGATGGCCATTGGCTACCGAATTCAAGTCATTCTGGTAGGGGATAAGCATCAATTGCCTTCGGTCGGGCCAGGTAAAGTCTTTTCAGACTTGATTGAGTCTGGGGTAATTCCCACCATCAGTCTGACTAAAATCTATCGCCAAGCCCAAGATAGTTCCATCATTCAACTTGCCCATCAGATTCGTCAGGGGCGTCTACCGCAGAACCTAATGGAGAGACAGCCTGACCGTTCCTTTATTCCATGTAAAACCCAGCAGGTAGCCCAAGTGGTGGAACAGGTGGTAGGCCACGCCTTGACTAGGGGATTTGATGCCAATACCCTGCAGGTTTTGGCGCCAATGTATAAGGGGCCTGCTGGTATTACCGCCCTCAACCAACTCTTGCAAGGACTCTTCAATCCGCCTAGCCGCAAGAAACCTCAACTAGAGTATTTTGACCAAATTTTTCGTCTGGGAGATAAGGTGCTTCAGTTGGTCAACAATGCAGAGGAAGGCGTCTATAATGGGGACATCGGGAAAATCGTCGGTGTCTTCTCAGCGCAGGCGTCTAACAGCGGGAGTGAAGAGCTCGTGGTGGCCTTTGATGATAAGGAACTGACCTATCGACGGTCAGATTTTGACCAGTTGACTCTGGCCTACTGCTGTTCGGTCCACAAATCCCAGGGGAGTGAGTATCCGCTAGTTATACTGCCTCTGGTCGATGCCTACTATCGCATGTTGCGCCAGGACTTGCTTTATACAGCGGTCACCCGAGCACAGGCAAGTTTGGTTTTGGTGGGGGACCCGGACGCTTATGTCCAAGCGGTTAGTCAGAATCGTGATCCACGCCGTACCAACCTGAAGGACCTGCTAAAAATTAAATTAGCTGGGCTGACGCAGGGAGAGAAGGTAGAGCAAGAGCTATCGTCAGGAGAGAGCCAAGTTTTAGGCCTAGATGCTGAAAAAGTTGAAGTTAGTGCAACAGATCAAGCCTCGCCTCAAGCTAGTCCTGCGACAAGTGTTTCGGTTGCGGTTCAATCAAGAGACTTGGCACCTAAGCAGCAAGAGTCCTTCCGCTTAAGTCAGGATTTGATCGACCAAATTGATCCCATGATTGGCATGGAGGGAATCAGCCCTTACGACTTTGAGAGTCAGACTTGCTAA